Below is a genomic region from Gemmatimonadaceae bacterium.
TCGCGCCGGCGGTGCCGAAGAAGGCGCGGCGGTTCTGGTACAGCGACTCCGGGGTGATTTCGGAGCTCGGAATGTCGTCGGGACGGCGGATCAGCATGCGGCGGCCAGTTGAGGGTCGAAAGGCTTCGTAGATTCTAGCGACGTACGGCCCGTTCGGTTCCCAATTCGGGACCCCGAGGTCCCTGTTTCTGCCTTTTTCCGGTTCGGCCCATGCGCTACACGACCCTCGGCACCGCCGGGATGTCCGTCTCCCGGATCTGCCTCGGCTGCATGACCTACGGCACCTCCGCCTGGCGCCCCTGGGTGCTCGACGAGGCCGAGGCCCGTCCCTTCTTCAAGAAGGCCGTCGAAGCCGGCATCACCTTCTTCGATACCGCCGACATGTACTCGCTGGGAGTGAGCGAGGAGGTCACCGGGCGCGCCCTCCGCGAGTACGCCCGGCTCGAGGAGATCGTGATCGCCACCAAGGTGTTCCACGCCATGGGACCTGGACAGAACATGGCCGGCCTGTCGCGGAAGCACATCGTGCAGGCGTGCGAAGCGAGCCTCAAGCGGCTCGGCATCGAGACGATCGACCTCTACCAGATCCATCGCTTCGACCCCAAGACGCCGATCGAGGAAACGCTCGCCGCGCTCGATCATCTCGTGCAGAGCGGCAAGGTGCGCTACATCGGCGCGAGCTCGGGGTGGGCGTGGCAGTTCGCGAAAGCGCTCAGCACGAGCGACGCGAAGGGCTTTGCGCGCTTCGCCACGATGCAGAACCACTACAACCTCCTCTACCGCGAAGAGGAGCGGGAAATGATTCCGCTCTGCCTCGCCGAGGGGGTCGGTGCCCTCCCGTGGTCACCGCTCGCGCGGGGCCTGCTGGCCGGTACCCGTCGCTCGATCACCGACCGCAGCGCCAGCACGCGCGCCGAGACGGACACCTACGGGCACACGTTGTACGAAGACGAGAACGACTGGGCGATCGTCGAAGCCGTGCGCACCGTTGCCGAAGGACGCGGCATCCCGATGGCGCAGGTCGCGCTGGCGTGGCTGCTCTCGAAGCCCGTCGTCACGGCGCCGATCGTGGGCGCCTCCAAGCTGGCGCAGCTCGATGATGCCATCGCGGCGGTGGATGTGGTGCTGAGCGCTGAGGAGATTGCACTGCTCGAGGCGCCGTATCGGCCACACGC
It encodes:
- a CDS encoding aldo/keto reductase, encoding MRYTTLGTAGMSVSRICLGCMTYGTSAWRPWVLDEAEARPFFKKAVEAGITFFDTADMYSLGVSEEVTGRALREYARLEEIVIATKVFHAMGPGQNMAGLSRKHIVQACEASLKRLGIETIDLYQIHRFDPKTPIEETLAALDHLVQSGKVRYIGASSGWAWQFAKALSTSDAKGFARFATMQNHYNLLYREEEREMIPLCLAEGVGALPWSPLARGLLAGTRRSITDRSASTRAETDTYGHTLYEDENDWAIVEAVRTVAEGRGIPMAQVALAWLLSKPVVTAPIVGASKLAQLDDAIAAVDVVLSAEEIALLEAPYRPHAVRGHS